A section of the Leptotrichia buccalis C-1013-b genome encodes:
- the mnmE gene encoding tRNA uridine-5-carboxymethylaminomethyl(34) synthesis GTPase MnmE: MLFDTIAAISTPKGEGGIAIIRISGDKSFEILDKIFIKKNPNADLGFYKLNYGFIKDGKKTIDEVMAVRLKAPRSYTCEDIVEINCHGGTLVSEKVLELVLRNGARHAESGEFTKRAFMNGRIDLSQAEAVMDIIQGKTEKSVSLSLDQLRGDLRDKVNEFKKALLDITAHVNVVLDYPEEGIDDPLPVELRDNLEKVYEEANRLIDSYNTGKKIKEGIKTVIVGKPNVGKSTLLNALLHEERAIVTHIAGTTRDVIEEIINIKGIPLVLVDTAGIRKTDDIVENIGVEKSKQFIEKADLVLLVLDASKKLETEDIEVITKIKENNKKVIVLLNKIDLNKKINLEGYNLENIVEISAKDNIGIEDMQEKIYSYIVEEDVENSSEKLIITNIRHKTALEKTKDAIRNIFETIDMGLPMDLISVDLKEALDSLSEITGEISSEDILDHVFANFCVGK, from the coding sequence ATGTTATTTGATACAATTGCGGCGATTTCAACTCCAAAAGGAGAGGGCGGGATTGCCATAATAAGAATATCCGGCGATAAATCATTTGAAATATTGGACAAAATATTTATTAAAAAGAACCCAAATGCTGATTTGGGTTTTTATAAATTAAATTACGGATTTATCAAGGATGGGAAAAAAACAATAGATGAAGTTATGGCTGTACGGCTAAAAGCTCCGAGAAGCTATACTTGCGAAGACATTGTGGAAATAAATTGTCACGGCGGGACACTTGTTTCAGAAAAAGTGCTTGAACTTGTGCTAAGAAATGGGGCAAGACATGCTGAAAGTGGGGAATTTACAAAAAGAGCGTTTATGAATGGCCGTATAGACTTGTCACAGGCTGAGGCGGTTATGGATATTATTCAAGGGAAAACAGAAAAAAGCGTATCGTTATCGCTAGATCAGTTAAGGGGGGACTTGCGTGATAAAGTGAATGAATTTAAAAAGGCATTGCTTGATATTACAGCACATGTAAATGTGGTGCTGGATTATCCTGAAGAAGGGATTGACGATCCGTTGCCAGTGGAACTTAGAGATAATTTAGAAAAAGTGTACGAGGAAGCAAATCGTCTAATTGATTCATATAATACAGGAAAAAAAATTAAAGAAGGAATAAAGACGGTTATTGTCGGAAAACCTAATGTTGGGAAATCTACATTGCTAAATGCCCTGCTTCATGAAGAGCGTGCGATTGTAACGCATATTGCTGGAACTACGAGAGATGTTATTGAGGAAATAATCAATATAAAAGGAATTCCATTGGTTCTGGTGGATACAGCAGGAATTAGAAAAACTGATGATATTGTGGAAAATATTGGCGTAGAAAAATCTAAGCAGTTTATTGAAAAGGCTGATTTGGTATTGCTTGTTCTGGATGCTTCGAAAAAACTGGAAACTGAGGACATAGAAGTTATAACTAAAATTAAAGAAAATAACAAGAAAGTTATAGTATTATTAAATAAGATTGATTTAAATAAAAAAATTAATCTTGAAGGGTATAACTTGGAAAATATTGTTGAAATTTCTGCAAAAGACAATATTGGAATTGAAGATATGCAGGAAAAAATCTATTCATACATTGTAGAAGAAGATGTGGAAAACTCATCAGAAAAACTAATAATTACAAATATTCGGCATAAAACTGCACTTGAAAAAACAAAAGACGCAATAAGAAATATTTTTGAAACAATAGATATGGGACTTCCGATGGACTTGATTTCTGTGGATTTGAAAGAAGCGTTAGACTCACTTTCAGAAATTACTGGGGAAATATCATCAGAGGATATTTTGGATCATGTGTTTGCGAATTTTTGTGTTGGAAAATAG